In Ectothiorhodospira sp. BSL-9, a single window of DNA contains:
- a CDS encoding ATP-binding protein — protein sequence MTQPRRPSRSLIRCTGRAIGDFRMIREGDRLLLGLSGGKDSLTLLHLLLYFQARAPVRFELGAVTIDPQTGLTDKRALIPYLDDLKVPYHYVSEPILERAEKHLDNHSYCAFCSRMRRGLIYRTAREHGYTAIALGQHLDDLAESFLMSAFNGGRLKTMKAHYRIESGDLRVIRPLVYARERQIQDFARSAALPIQEENCPTRYGTPTQRPRMKALLAREEADNPHLFKSLVRTLMPLMSVGLDDVPQADETDAPGTANPMESIVSWKR from the coding sequence ATGACCCAACCCAGACGCCCTTCCCGCTCCCTCATCCGCTGCACCGGTCGCGCCATCGGCGATTTTCGCATGATCCGCGAAGGGGATCGACTGCTCCTGGGCCTCTCGGGAGGCAAGGATTCACTCACTCTGCTGCATCTGTTGCTGTATTTTCAGGCCCGGGCACCGGTGCGTTTTGAACTGGGCGCGGTCACCATCGACCCCCAGACCGGCCTGACCGACAAGCGAGCGCTGATTCCCTATCTGGATGACCTGAAGGTGCCCTATCACTACGTGAGCGAACCCATCCTGGAGCGGGCCGAAAAACATCTGGACAACCATTCTTACTGCGCCTTCTGCTCACGCATGCGCCGTGGTCTGATCTACCGCACCGCCCGGGAGCACGGATACACTGCGATCGCGTTGGGCCAGCACCTGGATGACCTGGCCGAGAGTTTTCTCATGAGCGCCTTCAATGGGGGCCGCCTGAAGACCATGAAGGCTCATTACCGGATTGAAAGCGGTGACCTGCGGGTGATCCGCCCACTGGTATACGCACGGGAGCGTCAGATCCAGGATTTTGCCCGTTCTGCCGCACTGCCCATCCAGGAAGAGAACTGCCCCACCCGCTACGGCACCCCCACCCAACGCCCGCGCATGAAGGCGTTGCTGGCCCGGGAGGAGGCCGATAACCCCCATCTCTTCAAGAGCCTGGTGCGCACCTTGATGCCACTGATGTCCGTGGGCCTGGATGACGTGCCCCAGGCGGATGAGACCGACGCGCCTGGCACCGCCAATCCAATGGAGTCGATCGTTTCATGGAAGCGCTGA
- a CDS encoding lysophospholipid acyltransferase family protein: protein MEALIRLAFTLLARLPLRVNHALGAGLGWLAWGLRTELRRVSLINLALCFPEQDARWHRRVARASLMETGKTLTEAPWLWHAGPQRIAALRQAGEGETHLTQALAQGRGAFFVSPHLGSWEYSGLQAVSFGPMTNLYRPPRMQALEAPLREARQATGAQLVPTDRRGIRLIKEALARGEIVGMLPDQTPKGAQGVFAPFFGQPAMTMTLLPKLAAHRHTPVVFAFAERLPRGQGYRYRCMPAPEALYDEDPQVAATAVNQAVEALIRQCPEQYMWSYKRFKVRPAGTPGWY from the coding sequence ATGGAAGCGCTGATCCGGCTGGCCTTCACGCTGCTGGCCCGCCTGCCGCTGAGGGTTAATCACGCCCTGGGGGCGGGACTGGGCTGGCTTGCCTGGGGATTGCGTACTGAGCTGCGACGCGTGTCGCTGATCAACCTGGCACTGTGTTTTCCCGAGCAGGACGCCCGCTGGCATCGGCGCGTGGCCCGGGCCAGCCTGATGGAAACGGGCAAGACCCTCACGGAAGCCCCCTGGCTGTGGCATGCCGGCCCTCAACGGATCGCGGCCCTGCGCCAGGCCGGCGAGGGCGAAACGCACCTGACCCAGGCCCTGGCACAGGGCCGGGGCGCCTTCTTCGTATCGCCGCATCTGGGCAGTTGGGAATACTCCGGATTACAGGCCGTGAGCTTCGGCCCCATGACCAACCTCTATCGCCCGCCGCGCATGCAGGCCCTGGAAGCCCCCTTGCGGGAGGCCCGCCAGGCCACCGGCGCCCAACTGGTCCCCACGGACCGCCGCGGCATCCGCCTGATCAAGGAAGCGCTGGCCCGAGGGGAAATCGTCGGCATGCTGCCGGATCAGACTCCCAAGGGGGCCCAGGGGGTGTTTGCACCCTTCTTTGGTCAGCCGGCCATGACCATGACTCTGCTGCCCAAGCTGGCGGCCCACCGCCACACGCCGGTGGTCTTCGCCTTTGCCGAACGACTGCCCCGGGGGCAGGGCTATCGTTACCGGTGCATGCCGGCGCCGGAGGCCCTTTACGACGAGGACCCGCAGGTGGCTGCCACGGCCGTGAACCAGGCGGTTGAGGCACTCATACGGCAATGTCCCGAGCAATACATGTGGAGTTACAAGCGGTTCAAGGTCAGGCCCGCTGGCACGCCTGGGTGGTATTGA
- a CDS encoding PilZ domain-containing protein, producing the protein MESDRRQHPRLPVEVAVELFREGRPARRVQTRDLSGNGVLLLVAGEDAPVMGERIQVRVEGTLGDGEAPPLVHGRVVRVGDREVAVAFLDE; encoded by the coding sequence ATGGAATCGGATCGGCGTCAGCATCCCCGTCTGCCAGTGGAGGTGGCGGTGGAATTGTTTCGTGAGGGTCGCCCCGCCCGCAGGGTTCAAACCCGTGATCTGAGCGGTAATGGCGTGTTGCTGCTGGTCGCAGGGGAAGATGCCCCGGTGATGGGGGAGCGGATCCAGGTGCGTGTTGAAGGCACCCTGGGGGACGGAGAGGCTCCGCCGCTGGTCCATGGGCGTGTGGTGCGAGTGGGTGATCGTGAGGTGGCTGTGGCGTTTCTCGATGAGTGA
- a CDS encoding cytochrome c — MIRKHITSATLALAAIGAVSVVQADVTRGELMATTCFACHGTDGHSPGSMPSIYGYPPEIMINQMKAFRDGRRPATVMDRHATGYTDEEIELIAEYLSRQ, encoded by the coding sequence ATGATACGCAAACACATTACATCCGCCACCCTGGCCCTGGCTGCCATCGGCGCCGTATCGGTAGTCCAGGCAGACGTCACCCGGGGCGAACTGATGGCCACCACCTGCTTTGCCTGCCATGGCACCGACGGGCACAGCCCCGGATCCATGCCCAGCATCTACGGGTATCCCCCCGAAATCATGATCAACCAGATGAAGGCCTTCCGCGATGGTCGGCGCCCGGCCACGGTCATGGATCGTCATGCCACCGGCTACACCGATGAGGAGATCGAACTCATCGCCGAATACCTGAGCCGACAATAA
- a CDS encoding NAD(P)/FAD-dependent oxidoreductase: protein MEHRFSRRNFLRALGAGGAATALAACGTMPGARRRGPNVVVVGGGPGGATTAKYLKRFDPNIQVTLVEPKATYHTCFGSNWVLGGLAEMDDIEQTYGALRDRHDVNIVQDTVTAIDPDARQVRLAGGDTLSYDKLVVSPGIDFRFNAVEGYSEAVSRDIPHAWKAGEQTRILRDQLRAMDDGGVFVLVAPGNPFRCPPGPYERASMVAHYFKEHKPRSKVIILDNKENFSKQGLFMAGWERLYGDMIEWVPSSQGGQVEQIDPDTRTVYSDGGLTRFRADVLNFVPPQQAGAIAREAGLADDTGWCPVDQLSFRSEKDEDIFVIGDACIAGAMPKSGHSANTQGKAVAAAIVRAMNDQDMLPLSTVNTCYSLIGPDYGITVAAVYRFEDGGIAGVPGSGGVSPSEASDAFRRQEARYAQGWYDSITADTWG from the coding sequence ATGGAACATAGATTTTCCCGCAGAAACTTCCTCCGTGCACTGGGGGCCGGAGGAGCTGCCACCGCACTGGCCGCCTGCGGCACCATGCCGGGAGCACGCCGTCGCGGCCCCAACGTGGTGGTTGTGGGGGGCGGTCCCGGAGGCGCCACCACGGCCAAATACCTGAAACGGTTCGACCCCAATATTCAGGTCACCCTGGTGGAGCCCAAGGCCACCTACCATACCTGCTTTGGCTCGAACTGGGTGCTCGGCGGCCTGGCCGAAATGGACGACATCGAGCAGACCTATGGGGCGCTGAGGGACAGGCACGATGTGAATATCGTGCAGGACACGGTCACCGCCATCGATCCCGACGCCAGGCAGGTGCGCCTGGCAGGAGGAGACACGCTTTCCTACGACAAGCTGGTGGTCTCCCCGGGGATCGACTTCCGCTTCAATGCAGTGGAAGGCTACAGCGAGGCCGTCTCCCGGGACATCCCCCATGCCTGGAAGGCGGGTGAGCAAACCCGCATCCTCAGGGATCAGTTGCGCGCCATGGACGATGGCGGGGTCTTCGTGCTGGTAGCCCCGGGCAATCCCTTCCGCTGCCCCCCAGGACCCTATGAACGGGCCAGCATGGTGGCCCACTACTTCAAGGAGCACAAACCCCGCTCCAAGGTCATCATCCTTGATAACAAGGAGAACTTCTCCAAGCAGGGGCTGTTCATGGCCGGCTGGGAGCGCCTTTACGGGGACATGATCGAGTGGGTGCCCAGTTCCCAAGGGGGGCAGGTGGAGCAGATCGACCCGGATACACGCACCGTTTACTCCGACGGGGGACTGACCCGCTTTCGGGCCGATGTACTCAACTTCGTGCCGCCACAGCAGGCGGGCGCCATCGCTCGGGAGGCCGGTCTGGCAGACGACACCGGTTGGTGCCCGGTGGATCAGCTCAGCTTCCGGTCCGAGAAGGACGAGGACATCTTCGTGATCGGGGATGCCTGCATCGCCGGCGCCATGCCCAAATCAGGACATTCGGCCAACACCCAGGGCAAGGCGGTGGCGGCGGCCATCGTGCGGGCCATGAACGATCAGGACATGCTGCCGCTGTCCACGGTGAACACCTGCTACAGCCTGATCGGCCCCGATTACGGCATCACGGTAGCGGCGGTGTACCGCTTCGAGGATGGCGGTATCGCCGGGGTGCCTGGCTCAGGCGGTGTGAGCCCCTCTGAGGCCAGCGATGCCTTCCGGCGCCAGGAGGCCCGTTACGCCCAGGGTTGGTACGACAGCATCACGGCGGACACCTGGGGCTGA
- a CDS encoding YdcH family protein, which translates to MPNLDSARTRLSELKEEHRALDEAIERLSEGPFVDQIRLTRLKKRKLILKDSIARMESQLIPDLNA; encoded by the coding sequence ATCCCGAATCTGGACTCGGCGCGAACGCGGCTGAGTGAGCTCAAAGAGGAGCACCGTGCCCTGGACGAGGCCATTGAGCGCCTCTCCGAAGGCCCCTTCGTGGATCAGATCCGCCTGACTCGTCTGAAAAAGCGCAAGCTGATCCTGAAGGACTCCATCGCCCGGATGGAGAGCCAGTTGATCCCCGACCTCAATGCCTGA
- a CDS encoding EAL domain-containing protein, translating to MYQEALSQGFVSLKWKFLAIFGVLLLLLLATFALFSHHNLQQQYEDQRALEQTRALEQLEGLTQQSHAELLSLAHLVPALSGVREALQARDADRLATVFSPLWASLQMDTDLAMAVFLDADGEVMLQSSVGVPPCEDCPRMREAIDQVLSTEQPLVFTHCQGLCLTKAVAPILGEDGTLGVIVLGRTLGDLVLAFQGISQLDIALIEDPMGKSLPDGTLDLRPQSQGGQLVALTRQDVLRPLLESKTSRQVQSTMEGQGRREALMGDRFFEMMPFDLPGTHPEDRVLAAVISDVTEARRQIAAARWQNLFIGLAGLMVFMLAVVALTRQPLARLRRVARLLPLLAEHRFEAAREQLDLSRRPRLPDELTLLERITLGLADRLESLERDVQRKNRSLTEKMHELSVERERYELAAAGANDGLWDWNLDTDRIYFSPRWKAMLGCRDMDLGDSPEAWFVRVHPDDVGSLRRDVKAHLEGRSDWLESEQRVLHEHDGYLWMRFRGLAVRDEQGVARRIAGSMTDITQQRRIQERLKHDALHDGLTGLPNRTLFLDRLTQAIYRARRADFEFAVLFLDLDDFKIINDSLGHAMGDRVLVQAGDRLRGLLRPGDTVARLGGDEFTVLLEGLPDEDEIHKVVQRIRDAMAEPIRAGDEELFITFSIGIAKSTDEDLRADELLRNADTAMYQAKSRARGGSAVFNTAMHTRAVERLNLENAMRRALEHNEFQLNYQPLVSLDTGRLAGFEALARWWGVDGKAIPPDVFIPAAEHSGLILPLGRWVIRESVAQAARWHRQRTAVGAPCLPVNVNVSGKQLRDPELVSVLAAALEQHQVPGACIKVELTESALIENAAQALEVMQGLKAIGVSLCIDDFGTGYSSLSQLQDFPFDVVKIDRSFVRRLSVDAGHAAIIQAVISIAGALDKTVVAEGIETVSQAAHLRELGCQLGQGYLFAPALAEGPARELVQSDRVYPLS from the coding sequence ATGTACCAGGAAGCCCTCTCCCAAGGATTTGTCAGCCTGAAGTGGAAGTTTCTGGCCATCTTCGGCGTGCTGCTGCTCCTGCTGCTGGCCACCTTTGCCCTGTTCAGTCATCACAACCTGCAACAGCAGTACGAGGACCAGCGTGCCCTGGAGCAGACCCGCGCCCTGGAGCAACTGGAGGGCCTGACTCAGCAGTCCCATGCGGAATTGCTCAGCCTGGCCCATCTTGTTCCCGCCTTATCCGGCGTGCGGGAGGCCTTGCAGGCGCGGGACGCCGATCGGCTGGCCACCGTCTTCAGCCCGCTGTGGGCGTCCTTGCAGATGGATACGGATCTGGCCATGGCCGTGTTTCTGGACGCCGATGGGGAGGTGATGCTGCAGTCCAGTGTGGGGGTGCCGCCCTGCGAGGACTGCCCCAGGATGCGGGAGGCCATCGACCAGGTGCTGTCCACTGAACAACCCCTGGTGTTCACCCATTGCCAGGGTCTGTGCCTGACCAAGGCGGTGGCGCCGATCCTGGGGGAGGACGGGACCCTGGGGGTCATCGTGCTGGGTCGTACCCTGGGTGATCTGGTGCTCGCTTTCCAGGGCATCTCGCAACTGGATATTGCCCTGATCGAGGACCCTATGGGCAAGTCGTTGCCGGATGGGACGCTGGATCTGCGCCCCCAGAGCCAGGGGGGGCAGTTGGTGGCCCTCACCCGGCAGGACGTGTTGCGACCGCTGCTGGAGAGCAAGACGTCAAGGCAGGTGCAAAGCACCATGGAGGGGCAGGGTCGTCGGGAGGCGCTGATGGGGGATCGCTTTTTCGAGATGATGCCCTTCGACCTGCCGGGAACCCACCCGGAGGATCGCGTCCTGGCGGCGGTCATCTCGGATGTCACCGAGGCTCGAAGACAGATCGCGGCGGCTCGCTGGCAGAACCTGTTCATCGGTCTGGCCGGACTGATGGTCTTCATGCTGGCTGTGGTGGCCCTGACCCGGCAACCCCTGGCGCGACTGCGGCGCGTGGCCCGGCTACTTCCTCTGTTGGCCGAGCATCGCTTTGAGGCGGCCCGGGAGCAACTGGATCTTTCCCGTCGTCCGCGACTGCCCGATGAACTGACCCTGCTGGAGCGCATCACTCTCGGCCTGGCGGATCGCCTGGAGTCCCTGGAACGAGACGTGCAGCGCAAGAATCGATCCCTGACCGAGAAAATGCACGAACTGTCGGTGGAACGTGAGCGCTACGAGCTGGCGGCCGCCGGGGCCAATGATGGCCTGTGGGACTGGAACCTGGACACCGACCGCATCTATTTCTCGCCCCGCTGGAAAGCCATGCTGGGTTGCCGGGACATGGATCTGGGGGACTCTCCGGAGGCCTGGTTCGTGCGTGTGCATCCTGATGATGTGGGCAGTTTACGGCGGGACGTGAAGGCCCACCTGGAGGGGCGCAGTGACTGGCTGGAAAGTGAGCAGCGTGTGCTGCATGAGCACGATGGCTACCTGTGGATGCGCTTTCGGGGCCTGGCGGTGCGTGATGAACAGGGCGTTGCCCGCCGCATCGCTGGGTCCATGACCGACATCACCCAGCAGCGACGCATCCAGGAGCGGCTCAAGCACGATGCCCTGCATGATGGCCTCACCGGCCTGCCCAACCGGACCCTGTTCCTGGATCGGCTCACGCAGGCCATCTACCGAGCCCGCCGTGCCGATTTCGAGTTCGCGGTGCTGTTTCTGGACCTGGACGACTTCAAGATCATCAACGACTCCCTGGGGCATGCCATGGGGGACCGGGTGCTGGTGCAGGCGGGTGACCGTCTGCGTGGGTTACTGCGTCCCGGCGACACCGTTGCGCGTCTGGGGGGCGATGAATTCACGGTGCTGCTGGAGGGCTTGCCCGACGAAGACGAGATCCACAAGGTGGTGCAACGTATCCGCGATGCCATGGCCGAACCCATCCGGGCCGGGGATGAGGAACTCTTCATCACCTTCAGCATTGGTATTGCCAAGAGCACGGATGAGGATCTACGCGCCGATGAGTTGCTGCGCAATGCCGATACGGCCATGTATCAGGCCAAGTCCCGGGCCCGGGGGGGCAGTGCCGTTTTCAATACCGCCATGCACACGCGTGCAGTGGAGAGGCTCAACCTGGAAAACGCCATGCGCAGGGCGTTGGAGCACAATGAGTTCCAGCTCAATTACCAGCCCCTGGTTTCCCTGGATACAGGGCGCCTGGCCGGGTTTGAGGCCCTTGCCCGCTGGTGGGGCGTGGACGGCAAGGCCATCCCCCCGGATGTGTTCATCCCCGCGGCCGAACACAGTGGCCTGATCCTGCCCCTGGGGCGCTGGGTTATCCGCGAGAGCGTGGCCCAGGCGGCCCGCTGGCATCGGCAACGCACCGCCGTCGGCGCACCCTGCCTGCCCGTGAATGTGAACGTGTCGGGCAAGCAGCTGCGGGATCCGGAGCTGGTGTCCGTGCTGGCCGCGGCCCTGGAGCAACACCAGGTGCCTGGGGCCTGCATCAAGGTGGAGCTCACCGAGTCGGCCCTGATCGAAAACGCCGCCCAGGCCCTGGAGGTCATGCAGGGCCTGAAGGCCATCGGCGTTTCCCTGTGCATTGATGATTTTGGCACAGGTTACTCCTCCCTGAGCCAGTTGCAGGACTTCCCCTTCGATGTGGTCAAGATTGACCGTTCATTCGTGCGTCGTCTGAGCGTGGATGCCGGGCACGCCGCCATCATCCAGGCGGTGATTTCCATCGCCGGCGCCCTGGACAAGACCGTTGTTGCCGAGGGTATCGAGACAGTCAGTCAGGCCGCGCATCTGCGCGAGTTGGGATGTCAGCTGGGGCAGGGCTATCTGTTTGCACCGGCCCTTGCGGAAGGCCCAGCCCGGGAACTGGTGCAATCCGACCGCGTGTACCCCCTGTCATGA
- a CDS encoding transcriptional repressor: MAQNPPHADPHHDHTACIRSAMDSAERLCRERGVRLTPLRKRVLKQIWQSHEAVKAYELIHQLSSDDHTVKPPTVYRALEFLLAQGLVHRIESLNGYVGCIQPEQTHDTLLLICRQCGVVTELADAGVTEALRQKASAQGFALDQPIVEGRGLCRQCARRQGDEDDGAAAG; encoded by the coding sequence ATGGCCCAAAACCCACCTCATGCCGACCCCCATCATGACCATACCGCCTGCATCCGCAGCGCCATGGACAGTGCCGAACGCCTGTGCCGGGAACGGGGCGTGCGCCTGACCCCCTTGCGCAAACGCGTGCTGAAACAGATCTGGCAAAGCCACGAAGCAGTCAAGGCCTATGAACTGATCCATCAACTCAGTTCAGACGACCACACCGTGAAGCCACCCACCGTGTACCGGGCACTGGAGTTTCTGCTGGCCCAGGGCCTGGTGCATCGCATCGAGAGTCTCAACGGTTATGTGGGCTGCATCCAGCCCGAGCAAACCCACGACACGCTGCTGCTCATCTGCCGGCAATGTGGCGTGGTGACGGAATTGGCAGATGCCGGGGTCACCGAGGCGCTACGTCAAAAGGCGTCGGCCCAGGGCTTTGCGCTGGACCAGCCCATCGTGGAGGGGCGAGGCCTGTGCCGGCAATGTGCCAGGCGGCAGGGGGATGAGGATGATGGCGCGGCGGCAGGCTAG
- a CDS encoding ferredoxin--NADP reductase yields MAGWLTGEVVELKRWTQRLYSLRVEAPVDDFKAGQFNRLGVTIDGERVARPYSYVNAPDERPLDFYFITVPEGSLTNRLQELGPGDTVELMSRANGFFVMDEIPDADVLWMFATGTALGPYLSILKTEAPWQRFDKVVLVHAVRTAEELTYQETIQGFRDRDSQFQFVPFVSREEVRGALPGRVPAAIENGLLERHTGLPLTPDVSQVMICGNPDMVADTSAVLKARGMTRNRRREPGHITTENYW; encoded by the coding sequence ATGGCAGGTTGGTTGACGGGCGAGGTGGTTGAACTCAAGCGCTGGACTCAGCGACTGTATTCGCTGCGGGTGGAAGCCCCCGTGGACGATTTCAAGGCGGGGCAGTTCAACCGTCTGGGGGTCACCATCGATGGCGAGCGCGTGGCCCGGCCCTATTCCTATGTGAATGCGCCCGATGAACGGCCACTGGACTTTTATTTCATTACCGTGCCGGAAGGGTCCTTGACCAACCGTCTGCAGGAACTGGGCCCTGGAGACACGGTGGAACTGATGTCCCGGGCCAATGGCTTCTTTGTGATGGATGAGATCCCCGACGCTGACGTGCTGTGGATGTTCGCCACCGGGACGGCGCTCGGTCCTTATTTGTCCATACTCAAGACGGAGGCGCCCTGGCAACGGTTCGACAAGGTGGTGCTGGTGCACGCCGTGCGTACTGCCGAGGAACTCACCTACCAGGAGACCATCCAGGGCTTTCGGGACCGGGACAGCCAGTTCCAGTTCGTGCCCTTCGTCAGTCGTGAAGAGGTTCGGGGAGCCTTGCCGGGGCGGGTGCCAGCGGCCATCGAGAACGGCCTGCTGGAGCGGCACACGGGGCTGCCGCTGACGCCGGATGTGTCCCAGGTGATGATCTGCGGCAACCCGGACATGGTTGCCGACACCAGCGCCGTGCTCAAGGCGAGAGGGATGACGCGCAACCGGCGTCGCGAGCCGGGCCACATCACCACCGAGAACTACTGGTAA
- a CDS encoding TatD family hydrolase, with the protein MPSFSIDSHSHFDVEAFEPDREACWERARAAGVAAQVVPAIGRDNWERVRDVAHRYPGIHPAYGLHPVYLDRHRPEHLDELADWLGREPAVAVGECGLDCFVEGLDFDAQWTYFTAQLDLAVQFGLPVIIHARRAVDKVTRAVRERPGLTGVVHSFSGSRQQADKLLEQGMLLGFGGPITYPRAQRLRRLVSELPLEGILVETDAPDQPGASHRGERNEPAFLPEIIHTLAQLREDDPFRVSQATADNARRLFRLPADPPSQPDA; encoded by the coding sequence ATGCCTTCTTTCAGTATAGACAGTCATTCCCATTTCGATGTGGAGGCCTTCGAGCCCGACCGGGAGGCCTGCTGGGAGCGCGCCCGTGCCGCTGGCGTCGCGGCCCAGGTGGTGCCGGCCATTGGCCGTGACAACTGGGAGAGGGTCCGCGACGTGGCCCATCGCTACCCTGGCATCCACCCGGCCTATGGTCTGCACCCGGTCTATCTGGACCGGCATCGGCCCGAGCACCTGGACGAACTGGCTGACTGGCTCGGCCGCGAACCGGCGGTGGCCGTGGGCGAATGCGGTCTGGATTGTTTTGTTGAGGGCCTGGACTTTGATGCCCAGTGGACATACTTCACCGCGCAACTGGACCTGGCAGTGCAGTTCGGATTGCCAGTGATCATTCACGCCCGCCGCGCCGTGGACAAGGTGACCCGGGCAGTGCGCGAAAGGCCGGGCCTTACGGGCGTCGTACACAGCTTTTCCGGCAGCCGCCAGCAGGCCGACAAGCTTCTGGAGCAGGGTATGCTGCTGGGCTTTGGCGGCCCCATCACCTATCCCCGTGCCCAGCGCCTGCGGCGCCTGGTGAGCGAACTGCCACTGGAAGGGATCCTGGTGGAGACCGACGCACCGGATCAGCCCGGTGCCTCTCACCGGGGTGAACGCAACGAGCCCGCGTTCCTGCCCGAGATCATCCACACCCTGGCTCAGCTGCGTGAAGACGACCCGTTCAGGGTGTCCCAGGCCACCGCCGACAACGCCCGCCGCCTGTTCCGGTTGCCCGCCGATCCACCCAGCCAACCCGACGCTTGA
- a CDS encoding ThiF family adenylyltransferase — protein sequence MLLGDAGLEQLRRCHVFIAGLGGVGASAAEAIARAGVGQITLLDHDVVGPSNLNRQLVALHSTLGRPKAQVMAERIADIHPAARVTVLQDFLSPDNVADLLPADCDFVLDGIDSIACKAALVHTCQQRGVPVVSSMGAGGRLDPTAIRVGPLAATEKCPLARELRKRLRRLGGHLDYPVVYSIETPIKGSEHRPIDGQVSGRPRAVNGTISYLPALFGLTLAGEVVRGLLASHPLPCDPRAGL from the coding sequence ATGCTCCTGGGAGACGCAGGCCTGGAACAGTTGCGCCGCTGCCACGTCTTCATCGCCGGCCTGGGCGGCGTGGGCGCCAGTGCTGCCGAGGCCATTGCCCGGGCTGGCGTTGGCCAGATCACCCTGCTGGATCACGACGTGGTGGGCCCCTCCAACCTCAATCGTCAACTGGTGGCATTGCACTCCACCCTGGGACGCCCCAAGGCCCAGGTGATGGCCGAACGCATCGCCGATATCCACCCGGCCGCACGGGTGACCGTGCTGCAGGACTTCCTCAGCCCGGACAATGTCGCGGACCTGCTGCCGGCAGATTGCGACTTCGTGCTGGACGGCATCGACTCCATTGCCTGCAAGGCGGCCCTGGTCCATACCTGTCAGCAACGCGGGGTGCCGGTGGTTTCCAGTATGGGTGCCGGAGGGCGGCTGGATCCCACCGCCATTCGCGTGGGCCCGCTGGCAGCAACCGAGAAGTGCCCCCTGGCGCGTGAGCTGCGCAAGCGCCTGCGTCGTCTGGGGGGGCATCTGGATTACCCGGTGGTGTATTCCATCGAGACACCCATCAAGGGAAGCGAGCACCGGCCCATTGATGGGCAGGTGTCCGGTCGCCCCCGGGCGGTGAACGGGACGATCTCGTATCTGCCTGCCCTGTTCGGGCTGACCCTGGCAGGGGAGGTGGTGAGGGGGCTGCTTGCCAGCCACCCCCTCCCCTGCGACCCACGGGCTGGTCTATAG